The Streptomyces sp. HUAS CB01 genome has a segment encoding these proteins:
- a CDS encoding PP2C family protein-serine/threonine phosphatase has product MRERRSDPPDSAQALLLTLGRLVDQALERIRLQQARVELAMAMQRHMLPPDLPELPGLRVAARYAPARDGLEVGGDWYDAFMMLDGSLGLAIGDVQGHDMEAVAFMGQVRTSLRALAEMTSDPREVLGRANDLLISMGCGLFATCCFLRFDPATRDLQVSRAGHVPMVWATAGGGYGVALDRGGPPLGILAGERYPVTHRRLTEPGVLVLLTDGVVEGPAYPMEAGLAEVAKLVRTGFDADPDVLASAVIEVADLTGHRDDAAVLVARYDGPAAPSAGPV; this is encoded by the coding sequence TCGGGCGTCTCGTGGACCAGGCCCTGGAGCGGATCAGGCTCCAGCAGGCCCGTGTCGAGCTGGCCATGGCCATGCAGCGCCACATGCTCCCCCCGGACCTCCCGGAGCTTCCCGGCCTGCGGGTCGCGGCCCGTTACGCGCCCGCCAGGGACGGGCTGGAGGTGGGCGGCGACTGGTACGACGCCTTCATGATGCTGGACGGCTCGCTCGGGCTGGCGATCGGCGACGTGCAGGGCCACGACATGGAGGCGGTCGCCTTCATGGGACAGGTCCGCACGAGTCTGCGGGCGCTCGCCGAGATGACGAGCGACCCCCGCGAGGTCCTGGGCCGCGCCAACGACCTGCTCATCTCCATGGGCTGCGGACTGTTCGCCACCTGCTGCTTCCTGCGGTTCGACCCGGCGACCCGCGACCTCCAGGTGTCCCGGGCGGGCCATGTGCCGATGGTGTGGGCCACCGCCGGCGGCGGCTACGGCGTCGCGCTGGACCGCGGCGGTCCACCTCTCGGGATCCTCGCCGGCGAGCGCTACCCGGTGACGCACCGCAGGCTGACGGAGCCCGGGGTGCTCGTCCTGCTCACCGACGGGGTGGTGGAGGGGCCGGCGTACCCCATGGAGGCCGGGCTGGCCGAGGTCGCCAAGCTGGTGCGGACCGGTTTCGACGCGGACCCCGACGTCCTCGCGTCCGCGGTGATCGAAGTGGCCGACCTGACCGGCCACCGGGACGACGCCGCCGTGCTCGTCGCCCGTTACGACGGGCCGGCGGCCCCCTCCGCCGGCCCGGTCTGA